The genome window GTAACTCTGATGAATCCAAAGGTACTCTCCGGTATGTTTATCGGGGCCATGATGGCTTTCTTATTCTGTGGTCTCACCATGAATGCGGTAGGCCGTGCCGCCGGACATATGGTAGATGAAGTGCGAAGGCAGTTCAGAGAAATAAAGGGAATTCTTACCGGCCAACAAGAACCCGATTATGCCCGCTGCGTGGCCATATCGACCAAAGGAGCGCAAAAAGAAATGGTATTTCCTTCTCTACTGGCCATTATTGCACCTATATTTACCGGACTTGTTTTCGGTGTTCCGGGAGTAATCGGATTGCTCATCGGCGGTCTTTCGTCGGGTTTTGTACTGGCTATTTTCATGGCAAATGCCGGAGGAGCCTGGGACAATGCGAAAAAATACGTCGAAGAAGGTAATTTCGGAGGGAAAGGGAGCGAGGTTCATCATGCAGCAGTCGTGGGTGACACGGTGGGTGACCCGTTTAAAGATACGGCCGGACCCAGCCTCAATATACTCATTAAACTCATGAGCATGGTTGCTATCGTAATGGCCGGTCTCACCGTCGCCTGGAGTATTTTCTAAAATGAAAGCCCTCTTTTTTTACCTCCCCGGTATTTATTTTATTTATAAATGCCGGGGAGGTCTTTTATCCGGAAAAGCAATCGCCGGAAATTATTTTATTTTGTCGAAAAATGCATTTTATAAACCATAATGATTACCTTTGCCATGAAGATCCTGAGAAAGGTCTGTATCCTGATAATAAATTGAATAATAAATAGATATAAGAATATTGGTTTCCATCGCGAATGATTGAAAGAATAATAATTTTAGACAATATCGACCCGGTTGTATTTTACGGAATAAATAATTCCAATATGCAACTCATCAAAAACTTATTTCCCAAACTTCGTCTCGCCGCACGAGGTCACGTCATTAAAGTCATCGGTGATGAAAACGAAACCGCCGTATTCGAACAAAAGATCAAAGAACTCGAGAAATACTGCGCCGAATACAATATTCTCAATGAAGAAGTCATTATCGATATTATAAAAGGAGATACCCCTACAGAGATTAAACAAGAAAACCTCATTATACACGGAGTTAACGGAAAATCTATCGTTAGCCGCAACGAAAATCAACAGAAACTCGTAAATGCATTCCGGGATAACGATCTTGTTTTTGCACTGGGGCCCGCAGGATCGGGCAAAACATATGTCGCCATCGCTTTAGCGGTAAAAGCACTGAAAAACAAAGAGGTAAAAAAAATCATATTAAGCCGGCCGGCGGTAGAAGCCGGAGAAAAACTGGGATTTCTTCCCGGAGATATGAAAGAAAAAATAGACCCTTACCTACAACCGTTGTACGACGCATTACAGGATATGATTCCTTCGGCTAAACTGAAAGAATATATGGAAGGAAATGTAATACAGATCGCCCCGTTGGCCTTTATGAGAGGGCGTACACTTAACGATGCCGTAATCATCCTCGATGAAGCGCAAAATACCACACCCCACCAGATAAAAATGTTTATGACCCGACTGGGAACGAACGCTAAAATGATCATTACCGGAGACATGACCCAAATCGATCTTCCCACATCTCAGGTTTCGGGATTGGTACAGGCCATTCACATTCTGAAAGGAGTACAGGGCATCGGTAAAATAGAGTTCAGCAAAAAAGATATCGTACGCCATAAACTCGTACAGCATATTGTAGAAGCTTATGAACGTTTCGACGAAAAACAAAAGGAAATACGCCGGAACAAAACAGACAAAGACTCTCGCACAAAGACAGAACAAGACAGTAGCGATAAGTAGTACTATATAAAGCAAAAAGTAAAGGATCTCATAAATTTTAAACACAATATAAGTATTACAGAAATGAAAAATGCTTTAATAAGAACAGATTTCAACTTCCCGGGACAGGTGGGAGTTTATCACGGAAAAGTACGCGATGTATATAACATCGATAACGAATTACTGGTAATGGTAGCCACCGATCGTATTTCGGCCTTCGATGTTATTTTGCCCGAAGGTATCCCTTATAAAGGACAAGTACTGAATCAAATCGCGTCTAAATTCCTCGATGCGACAACCGATATCGTTCCTAACTGGAAGATTGCCGTTCCCGATCCTATGGTAACCATAGGTGTACGGTGCGAACCTTTTAAAGTTGAAATGGTGATCCGCGGATACCTCACCGGGAGTGCCTGGCGCGCATACAAGGCCGGAGAAAGAACACTTTGCGGTATTACTTTACCCGATGGTATGATTGAAAACCAGAAGTTTCCGACCCCGATCGTAACACCGACTACCAAAGCTGATGCCGGTCATGATGAAAATATCTCTAAGGAAGAAATCATCGCCCAGGGTCTCGTATCGAAAGAAGATTACGAACAGCTCGAAAAATATACACAAGCCCTTTTTAAAAGAGGTACCGAGATGGCTGCAGAAAAAGGACTCATTCTTGTAGATACCAAATATGAGTTCGGGAAAAAAGACGGAAAAATAATTCTCATCGACGAAATACACACTCCCGATTCTTCTCGTTACTTTTACGCAGACGGATATGAAGAACGACTAGCAAAAGGGGAGGAACAACGTCAGTTATCGAAAGAATTTGTTCGCCAATGGCTCATACAAAACGGATTCCAGGGAAAAGACGGACAAAAAGTTCCTGAAATGACCGAAGCATATTGCAATAGCGTTTCGGATCGTTATATCGAATTATACGAACACATCGTAGGTGAAAAATTCACAAAAGCAGACGGCAACAATCTTGCCGCACGTATCGAAAATAATGTAACTGAATTCCTGAACAACAGAAAATAAAATATCCCATGCAGGAGTGTAACCTTGTATGATTGCACTCCTGCTTTTTCACCCAATAACCCGTTATTGCCGATCATGAATAAGTACAAAACAGAGAATATACTTCCTTATAACGAGAGCGAAAGCAAAAGTACTCAGGTACGAAAAATGTTCGACTCGATCGCCCCGGCATACGATAAACTCAACCGAATCATGACTTTCGGGATCGACCGCCGCTGGAGAAAAGAAGCTGTAAAGATACTTTGTTCGTACGCCCCTCAATATATCCTCGATATAGCGACCGGTACCGGTGATCTGGCATTTTTACTCAACCGTTCCCTCCGTCCCGAAAAAATCATAGGAGCCGATATTTCGGAGGGTATGTTGGAAATTGCACGGGAAAAAACAAAAAAATACGGATTCGAACGAGATATGAAATTCGAATGCCAAGACTGTCTTTCTCTTACTTACGAAGATAATACCTTCAACGCGATTACCGTCGCTTACGGAGTACGTAACTTCGAAAATCTCGACAAAGGTTTCAGCGAAATGTACCGGGTACTGGCACCTGAAGGCATATTGATGGTCATAGAATTATCTACTCCGCAAAAATTCCCGTTAAAACAATTCTACAATTTATATTCCCGTTACTTCATTCCTTTTGTAGGCAGCCTCATTTCGAAAGACAAAAAAGCATACACTTATCTGCCCAAATCGGTTGCAGTTGTTCCTCAAGGCAAAGAAATGCTTAAAGTTTTTCAAAACGCCGGGTTCAAAAATACCCGATACAAACAGATGACCTTTGGTATTTGCACGATCTATGTAGGGGAAAAATAATTTTTAACCTGTAATATTTTCCCAGAAAACACGAGGAAGACATATGTTATCTAAATCTACTGCACCCTCAAATAACGGGGCTATCTCTACCGGTGAAAAACCGGCTATTCCACATCCCACAGGTGTTACAAGAAATTTCATCTCCGAATGTTCACGGGCAAAAGCGATAAACCGGTCGACATACGGTTTTATTTCTTCAACCGTACCAAACATAGTAGGTATAGCGTAAGTATTCCCTTGCAAGCCTTCGCCCTGCCCCCACTTTGCACCCCAACGACAAGCGGTATGGGCAGCTCCGCCGGCATGAAATCCATTCAGGTTGCTTCCGAATACAAATATCTCCTCCGGATCGAGTGCCGTAATTACCTCTTCCGTTATCCTTATATTTTTCATATTACAGATTTTATATTAAAGATACCCTTTTAACGCATACCGGCAAACTTTAAACTCATTTTATCCATATCGAACAAATTAAACAGGTTCTAAAACTATGCCTTGCGACTTTATTTTTTATCAAAGATATCCTTCTGTATATTAAATCTAAAAAAGAAACGATTATACTTTTACCTGTTTTTTTTTGACAATTACACATTAAACACTATCTTTGCATCGCTTTTTCACAAAAGCAGGCCGGTCGGGTAGCTCAGCTGGATAGAGCAACAGCCTTCTAAGCTGTGGGTCGAGGGTTCGAATCCCTCCTCGATCACAAGACGGAAAGCAGTCGAAAATTCGATTGCTTTCCGTCTTTATTTACCTGTCTTCAACAAAGCAACGGGAATTTACGATACAAAATAAATCTGAAAACAGCGACTTGATTAAATCGATCTTATAAAACATCTAATACAGTACACAAACTACCGTATTTTATTCTTTCAACAACGGTAACCGATCGAGCATATTTTTCAATTTAATAGCGATACGAGGCATTGGCTCGGCAATTGTCAATCCTACCAAATCATATTTCGAAGCGATATCATTTATAATTCTGACGGTTTCCTCTATTTTCAATCCACCCGGCTCAACCCCTACACCGGCAATAATTTCAGCCGGATCCAACGCATCCAGATCGAAATGCACGACGGCTTTTGAAACTCCTGTATCTTTTAGCCATTTCATAATAGCCGAACTATCTACCGCCACCTCAGAAGGAGACAGGCTTTTTATGCCCAATTCTTTTTGCCTTTCTTTTGTACCGCCCTCTTTTTCCCAAGCCCTCAATCCGACAATCAATACTTTCGCAGCATCTACTTTTGCCGGTAAAAGACTCATAATTTTTTTATCACCTATCCCTAAACATGCCGCTAAAGCCATCGCATGATATCCCTTATACTCATCATAAGGGAAATTTATATCGGGATGAGCATCGATCCAGACAACCGCTATATCATCGGGATACTTTTCGGCCAAATAGGTAAAAGGTACTACACTTACCGAACACTCTCCCCCCAAAGTAACTATTTTATCAGGATCACTTTTCCGTAACTCCGATAAAGCCGCCTGGGTCTGCTCAAGGATAATATCCCGGTCACAAACTCCATCCACAACCGTTCTTTCTCCAATCTTTAAAGATACCGGAACTTCAACTGTTTCCAGAGAAGTCTCAGGAGACAACATATCCAATAATTTCGCCCCCCAATAATATCCTCTCGAAGCATCTTCAGCCGGAATATCGGGCATCCAATGAGCAACTACTCCCCCTTGCCACTGAGGATAAATCAATCGAATCGTTTTTCCCATACTCTTATCTTTAATTTTAAATTATCCCGTTTATTCGAGAATAGACAGTAAAATTATAAAAAACGGTCTCTTACAATATAAAACACATTATAAATTATATTTACTGTCTTTATACGTCTTATATCACTTTCTTTACTGTTAATGAAAAAGTAAGGAAATTTCTTTGCTTTTTGTAACGTATCCACTTGTAGTAAAAAAACAGGAATGCCGTTCGTTTCACAAAACGATCTTTTTAAATATTACAAAATATATTTCAGTGTAAACAAAAGGGCCATAATATACATAGGCAAAGTCAGTTTTTTACGCTTACCGCACAAAAGATTAATGAGAACATAACTGATAAGCCCCAATACGATACCGTCGGATATACTATAAGCCATAGGTATCGTAATTATACAAATAAAAGAAGGGATGGACTCCGAATAATCATCGAGATCGATATCTTTGATAGGCGACAGCATAAACAACCCTACCAATACCAAAACAGGACAAGTGGCCGCTCCCGGTATGGATAAGAACAACGGAGAAAATAATAACGCAATAATAAATCCGGCAGCCACCGTAAGGGCTGTCATTCCCGAACGTCCTCCCTGTGCTACTCCCGATGAACTCTCGACATAGGTAGATACCGTACTGGTACCCAACATAGCCCCGAGTGTAGTACCTACGGCATCGGCCATAAATGCTTGTTTCGCATTCGGAATCTTTCCGTCTTTCATCATACCCGCACGGGTAGAGACGCCTACCAGCGTACCTATCGTATCGAACATATCGAGAAATAATAAAGTAAATACGGTAAGTCCCATTTGCGGGGTAAATATCCCGGAAAAATCGAATTTAAAGAATGTGGGTGCTACCGAAGGCGGCCAGTCGAGGATCCCTCTATAATTCGTTACCCCCATAGGGATACCGATAAGTGTTGTTACCAAAATACCGATAAGAAGGGCTCCCTTAACTTTCCGAATCAACAGTACCGATACAATCACAATTCCGATCAATGCAAGCAACGGCGAACTCGAAGTAATATTTCCCAACGAAACGAGTGTAGAATCATTGGATGTTATAATCCCGGCATTTTGTAATCCTATAAACGCGATAAACAATCCGATACCCGCGCCTATCGCATTTTTCAGAGACATCGGAATCGCATTTACGATCGCTTCCCGTAAATTCGACAACGTAAGCAATATAAAAAGAATCCCTTCGATAAGCACGGCTGTAAGAGCAAACTCCCAACTATTTCCCATTCCCAGGCATACGGTAAAGGCGAAAAACGCATTCAAACCCATACCCGGAGCCAATGCAAACGGTAATTTAGCCCACAGCGCCATTATAAGCGTCGCAATTATCGAAGATACAGCCGTAGCGGTAAATACGGCTCCTTTATCCATTCCCGTAAGAGATAAAATCGCCGGATTAACAGCCAGTATATACGACATCGTCAAAAAAGTAGTTATACCGGCCAGTATTTCGGTACGTACTTTCATCGTAGCGGGATCAAACCCCAGCAATCTTTTCCACATCATCTTTACAAGTTTTTCAATCTGTAAAATTATAAAAAACGAGTCGTAACGATACAAAAACGGGGTACAATTTATGCTCTCTTTCTTATACCTCTTATTTTACTATCTTTGCAGTATCTAATTACCATTACAATGAAAAAGAGTTTAACTATACTGTCATTTTTTATATTTGTCATAACGGTTTCCGGACAAGATTTCGATACTTATTTTCAAGATACCACCTTGCGAGTCGACTATCTGTTTTCAGGAAATATCAAACAGCAAAAAATCAGTCTCGACCATTTATCGAGCATTCCCTGCTGGGCAGGACGCCGGCACAATCTCGACGCTTTACCCTTGGAAGGAAACGGACAAATAACCATGAGAGACATTGCTACAGAAGAAATCATTTATCGCATGTCGTTTTCATCTCTTTTTCAGGAATGGTTAACCACCGACGAAGCCAAGCGACTTTCTAAAGGATTCGAGAATACATTTACACTGCCCTATCCCCGGCGAACTGCCGAGATATGCGTTACGCTAACCGATAACCGGGGCAAAATTGCCGCTTCTCTCACGCACCTTATAGATCCGGCCGACATACTCATCGAAAAAAAACAGAAAAGCCCCTCGCATCCTTTTAAATATTTGTTGAAGAACGGAAGTTATAAAGATTGTATCGATATCGCCATTTTAGCCGAAGGCTATACCGCCGCCGAAACTGAATTATTTTATAAAGACGCCCGAATTGCCTGCGACAACCTATTCTCGCACGAGCCTTTTAGCAAAATGAAAAAACGGTTCAATGTCATCGCCGTTGCTTCAGCATCGGATAATAGCGGTGTAAGTACTCCCCGTCACAACGATTGGCGCAATACGGTATTCGGATCTCACTTCGACACATTTTATTCTCCACGTTACCTGACGACAAAAAATGTAAAAACCGTACACGATATTTTAACCGGTATTCCGTACGAACACATTGTCATTCTGGCCAACACCGATGTATATGGAGGTGGAGGCATATATAACGCATTCACGCTTACCTCGACACATCATGACCAGTTCGGCCCGGTTATAGTACATGAATTCGGACACAGTTTCGGAGGACTGGCCGACGAATATTTTTACGAAAACGATATTTTTTCAGAAAGTTATCCAAATGACACCGAACCTTGGGAACAAAACATTACCACCCTCGTAGATTTCGGAAGTAAATGGAAAGATATGCTTGCCCCCGGCACTCCCATTCCCGATAAATACACCCCAAAAAACGGAGACTGTCGTACTCTGGGGATATACGAAGGAGCCGGCTATTCGGCTAAAGGAGTTTACCGCAGTACTCCCGATTGCAGAATGAAAAGTAATGAAGCCCGGGAATTCTGTCCCGTATGCCGTCGAGCCCTCGAGCGTTTGATTCTTTTTTATACCGAATAATATTTTCCCTTTTATCGGGATTTAATCACTCAAAAAGGAAATTATATGTTAAAAGAAAGGTATAAAGCATAAATAACTCCTTGAAAATAAAAAAAAACGAAGAAAATAACAAACAGGTCAAATAAAATGCCGTAATTTACACTCATAAACAAAAAAGTTTATTTTGTTCTATCTCTTCCGTGTAACTGCCCGAATCAAAAAAAGGGTTTTCCATTGTCGAAACTGACCTTCCTAAACTTGATTGTTTCAATTTATTTTATTTATTTATTTTATTTTTTTTCGTATGAATATTTACATTGGAAACCTGAACTACAGTGTTCGGGAAAGTGATTTGCAACAAGTTATGGAAGATTACGGTACTGTAATTTCAACCCGTCTGATCATGGATCGTATGACAAACCGTTCTAAAGGTTTTGCCTTCGTGGAAATGGAAAATGACGATGAAGCCCACAATGCTATCAAAGAACTCAACGGCGCAGAATATGCCGGACGTCAGATGGTAGTTAAAGAAGCGACTCCCAGACCTTAATTATTTCACTTGAAGTATACAGGTTAACGACCTGACAAAAAAACCCGATATGCCGCATGCACATCGGGTTTTCTTTTTATCTTTTGTAATTATCTCGAAAAACGTTCCTTAAATTCGCTGGCTGTCATTCCCTCCATTTTCTTAAAAAAGACAGAAAACTGGCTCACTGTGGTAAACCCCAATGTATATGCTACCTCGGTAACAGTCATTGCGGTATTTCCTAACAACTCTTTGGCTCGCGCCAACCGTTGCTGCATTTGATATTTTACGGGAGACATCCCCGTATATTGTTTAAATACCCTACGGAACCAGGAATAACCCATACCTACTTCCCGGGCTATCTCTTCGAGAGAAACCGGTGTATCTACCGTTTCCCTCATTATACTGCGTGCCTTATTCAACTTGTCCACCAGAACACCATCGGTATAAGAACAATTCTGATCTTTATAATAAACGAGCCCCAATAAATGCAGTACAATACTCGAAATCAGTTGCTGATATCCGCTTTTTTCCTCTTCGGCATACCGCAAAATACGGTCATACAATCCCATAATCGTATCGCTGATACCGATACGGCGTACCGGACAATCTTTCGAAAAGAAGCCCTCTTTTACCCGATTATCTATATTCACTCCTCTAAAACCTACCCAATACTCTACCCAGCCCGTATCTTTATCGGGTTTATAAGTATGCCACTCTCCGGGGAAAAGCTGTATCATCGTACCCGCCGTAACTCTTACCTTACGACAAGACTCCGAAGCGAAATAACCTCTCCCTTCGACAATATACACCAGTTGGTATTCATTCAGGATGCGTCCCTGAAACTTAAAATTATATTTATCGGGGTGTCGCAATACAGGATAATCCGCCCCCGGCAATACGGTTTGGTAACCGACCGTCGTACACACAATCCCCCATCTCTCGTCATCGTCATTTATGGTAAGATATTTCAATAAATCTTTACGACCTTTTCTCATTTACCGTTTTTTATGCCAAAAATGTAAACAGTTGTATCAAATCTACAAACGAGTTTTACTCTTATATATCTAAGTTTGTATGGTAAAAATACAGAATAAAAATGAGCCGTACAACCGGTGTCATTTTTATTATTTCATAAATCATCGATTTTAACGAGTACGCATGAAACAACACACGATGCTTGCCTTCGATCTGGGAGCTACCAGCGGTCGCGGAATTATAGGAACTTTAAATAATAACCGACTCGAAACCTACGAAATATCTCGATTCCCGAATCGTGTCATAAATATACACGGTAAATTATACTGGAATTTATTGTCGATCTTCGAATCTATGAAAGAAACGTTGGCCGAATGCGTCCGCAGGAAAATACCAGTAGATTCGATCGGGATCGATACATGGGGGGTCGATTTCGTTTATCTGGGGAAAGACGGCTCGTTGCTTTCCATGCCCCGCGCCTACCGCGATCCCTATACCGAAAGAATACCCGAGCAATATTTTACGCACATTCCACGAGAAGAAGTTTACCGAATAACCGGAACACAAATCATGAATTTCAATTCGGTTTACCAGTTATACGCCGCCCGGAAAGAAAACTATGCCCCTCATCTGCACGCCGACAAAATATTGTTCATTCCCGATGCTCTCGCCTATCTGCTAACGGGAAAATGCGTTTGTGAATATACGATCGCCAGTACGGCGCAATTACTGAACGCCCGTTCCCGTGAAATAGAACCTGCTCTGTTACAACCGGCAGGTATGGGAAAAGACGTATTTCCCGGCATCGTTTTCCCGGGAGAAAAAATAGGACTGCTTTCCGAGCTCATCTCTCGGGAAACGGGATTTCCACGCGTACCGGTTATCTCGGTGGCCGGACACGATACCGCCTCTGCCATCGCTGCCGTTCCGGCGCAGGATGAAAAATTCGCATACCTGAGTTCGGGTACCTGGAGTCTGATGGGGATAGAGTTGGAAGAACCTATCATTACCAAAGATTCTTACCGTATGAATTTCACCAATGAGGGCGGCATCGAGGGCACGATACGTTTCCTGAAAAACATAACCGGCATGTGGATATTGGAAGAATGCTTAAAAATATGGAAACGTAATGATAAGCCATACGATTACGAGGAAATCATTCTTATGGCTCAGAAAGAAAAACCGTTCCAACGCTTTATCGATCCTGATTCTCCGACATTCGCTTGCCCGAAGGATATGCTTAAGGCGATTGCTGAATATTGTTCGGAAACGGGACAACTTCCTCCCGAAAATGGAGCGGAAACCGTCAGGTGTATTTTCGATAGTCTGGCCATGAAATACAATTATGTGTTGGGGCGTCTCAAAAAATTCGCTCCTTTCCCGATCGAAAAACTACATATTATCGGAGGCGGCGCAAAAAATCCGCTTTTAAATCAGTTTACCGCTAATACTACCGGAATACCCGTTATCAGCGGGCCGGCCGAAGCTACGGCTATCGGCAATCTGCTGTTACAGGCTAAGGCTTTAGGATTAGTAGAAAACCGGCATGACATGCGCAGAATCATACGCAACGGAATCCGAATGGAAACATTCATGCCCGTAGAAACCGATAAGTGGCAAAAAGCTTACCGGGAATTTCTGAACATCACCCGGCTCGAAGAATAATATATAAACTATAATTTCATAAAACAATGACTATGAAAAACAAAGAATTCGTTACTAAAGCCTATGAATTAGCCAGGAAAAGATATGCAACCTTAGATATCGATACCGAGAAAGCTATTGAAAAACTACAAAATATCCCCTTGTCTCTGCATTGCTGGCAAACCGATGATGTAACCGGCCTCGAACATACTGAAAACGAATTGAGCGGTGGAATTCAGGTAACGGGGAACTATCCCGGAAAAGCCCGCAATATCGAAGAAATACGAAACGATCTGGTAAAAGCCGCTTCTTTTCTGGGAGGCAACCATCGTATCAGCCTGCATGCCAGTTACGGAGACTTTAAAGGAGAAAAAGTCGACCGAGATCAGATCGAGCCCCGGCATTTTGAAAGCTGGATGAAATGGGCCAAAGAAAATAACCTGAAACTCGATTTCAATTCCACCTCGTTCTCCCATCCCAAAAGCGGAGAACTCACCCTTGCCAACCCGGATAAATCGATACGGGATTTTTGGATCGAGCATACCAAAAGATGTCGCCGGATCGCAGAAGAAATGGGGAAATATCAGGGATCTCCTTGCGTTATGAACTTATGGATACATGACGGATCGAAAGACAGTACCGTAAACCGGCTTAAATACCGGAGTATTCTGAAAGATTCTCTCGATGAAATATTCTCGGTACCCTACTCCAACATGATAGATTGCATCGAAGCAAAACTGTTCGGGATCGGTGCCGAAAGCTATACTGTAGGATCATACGATTTTTATTTGGGATACGGGGTAAAAAACAATAAAAGAGTCACTCTCGATACAGGACATTTTCACCTGACTGAAAGCGTAGCCGATAAAATTTCTTCTTTGTTATTGTTTACTCCCGGTATCATGTTGCATGTAAGCCGTCCGATACGCTGGGATTCTGATCATGTAACCATCGTAAATGACGATACACTCGATCTGGCCCGCGAAATCATCCGTTGCGACGCATTGGACAAAGTAAACATCGGTCTCGATTATTTCGACGGTTCTATCAACCGCATCGGAGCTTATGTCATCGGCTCACGCGCTACCCAAAAATGTTTATTGCAGGCGTTGCTCGAACCGCTGGAACAATTGAGGGAATACGAAGCCGATCACCGGTATTTCGAACGGCTGGCACTACTCGAAGAGGCCAAGTCATTACCCTGGAATGCCGTATGGGATTATTTCTGCCTGATAAACAATGTACCCGTCGGAGAAGAATATATTGCGGAAGTGTGCAAATACGAAGAGGAAGTAACCGGTAAACGACGATAAAAAAATGAATACTATTATCGGACTGATTATTATCGCTGTCGGAAGCCTGGGACAATCCAGCTCGTACGTACCCATTAAAAAGATAAAGAAATGGAGTTGGGAAAGTTTCTGGCTCGTACAGGGTATTTTCGCCTGGCTCGTATTTCCTTTTATAGGGGCATTACTGGCCATCGACATCGATAAACTTCCGGACATAATTTTGTCGGGAAACTACCTTAAACCTATTGTATATGGGATGTTATGGGGGATCGGCGGACTTACATTCGGTTTGAGCATGCGTTATCTCGGAGTGGCACTCGGGCAGTCGATCGCTTTAGGTACATGTGCCGGATTCGGAACGATTTTACCGGCAATCTGGTCGGGAACCGATCTCTGGCATGGTCAGGGACTTATTCTCCTCATCAGTGTATGCATTACCCTTTCGGGTATCGCTGTCATCGGATATGCCGGCAGCCTCCGCTCTAAAGATATGCCCGAAGAAGCGAAAAAAGCCGCCATAAAAGACTTCGCACTTACCAAAGGATTAGTGGTTGCATTACTGGCCGGTATTATGAGCGCCTGTTTCAGTCTCGGTCTCGAGTCGGGTGAAGAAATACGTCTTACCGCAATCGCTAACGGTGCAGGAGAACTGCTTGCGTTAAACCCGGTAATCTTATTGGTAACCTTAGGCGGTTTCGTCACAAATGCCGTATATTGCATTTTCCAAAATCTAAAAAATAAGACCGGAAAAGATTATTTTTCGGTATCGGGAAGCACTCTATTATCGAATCTGTTATTTTGCGCTTTAGCCGGGCTTCTCTGGTATTCTCAATTTTTCGGATTAGGCATGGGAAAAAGTTTTTTCAGCGACTCACCGTTGCTGCTCGCTTTCTCCTGGAGTATACTCATGTCGCTGAATGTCATTTTCAGCAACATGTGGGGAATCTTTTTAAAAGAATGGAAAGGGGTAAAACCCCGGGTAATAGGCGTGCTTATAGCCGGGCTTGCCTTACTCATTTTTTCAGTCATTCTACCCAATTTATTTTAAACCTATTTATTCATCGAAAACAATATGATCTTACATCGCAACGACAAACTAAAAAATCAACTCGACGAAATCGCCGAGATCGCCTCATACTTATGGACAAAAGGGTGGGCCGAACGAAATGCAGGAAATATATCGATCGACATTTCGGAGCTTATTTCTTCCGAAGATAAAAAACTTCCTCCCTTGAA of Coprobacter tertius contains these proteins:
- a CDS encoding phosphoribosylaminoimidazolesuccinocarboxamide synthase, encoding MKNALIRTDFNFPGQVGVYHGKVRDVYNIDNELLVMVATDRISAFDVILPEGIPYKGQVLNQIASKFLDATTDIVPNWKIAVPDPMVTIGVRCEPFKVEMVIRGYLTGSAWRAYKAGERTLCGITLPDGMIENQKFPTPIVTPTTKADAGHDENISKEEIIAQGLVSKEDYEQLEKYTQALFKRGTEMAAEKGLILVDTKYEFGKKDGKIILIDEIHTPDSSRYFYADGYEERLAKGEEQRQLSKEFVRQWLIQNGFQGKDGQKVPEMTEAYCNSVSDRYIELYEHIVGEKFTKADGNNLAARIENNVTEFLNNRK
- a CDS encoding A1S_2505 family phage non-structural protein, with protein sequence MKNIRITEEVITALDPEEIFVFGSNLNGFHAGGAAHTACRWGAKWGQGEGLQGNTYAIPTMFGTVEEIKPYVDRFIAFAREHSEMKFLVTPVGCGIAGFSPVEIAPLFEGAVDLDNICLPRVFWENITG
- a CDS encoding NCS2 family permease, which codes for MWKRLLGFDPATMKVRTEILAGITTFLTMSYILAVNPAILSLTGMDKGAVFTATAVSSIIATLIMALWAKLPFALAPGMGLNAFFAFTVCLGMGNSWEFALTAVLIEGILFILLTLSNLREAIVNAIPMSLKNAIGAGIGLFIAFIGLQNAGIITSNDSTLVSLGNITSSSPLLALIGIVIVSVLLIRKVKGALLIGILVTTLIGIPMGVTNYRGILDWPPSVAPTFFKFDFSGIFTPQMGLTVFTLLFLDMFDTIGTLVGVSTRAGMMKDGKIPNAKQAFMADAVGTTLGAMLGTSTVSTYVESSSGVAQGGRSGMTALTVAAGFIIALLFSPLFLSIPGAATCPVLVLVGLFMLSPIKDIDLDDYSESIPSFICIITIPMAYSISDGIVLGLISYVLINLLCGKRKKLTLPMYIMALLFTLKYIL
- the ubiE gene encoding bifunctional demethylmenaquinone methyltransferase/2-methoxy-6-polyprenyl-1,4-benzoquinol methylase UbiE, with amino-acid sequence MNKYKTENILPYNESESKSTQVRKMFDSIAPAYDKLNRIMTFGIDRRWRKEAVKILCSYAPQYILDIATGTGDLAFLLNRSLRPEKIIGADISEGMLEIAREKTKKYGFERDMKFECQDCLSLTYEDNTFNAITVAYGVRNFENLDKGFSEMYRVLAPEGILMVIELSTPQKFPLKQFYNLYSRYFIPFVGSLISKDKKAYTYLPKSVAVVPQGKEMLKVFQNAGFKNTRYKQMTFGICTIYVGEK
- a CDS encoding arginase family protein, encoding MGKTIRLIYPQWQGGVVAHWMPDIPAEDASRGYYWGAKLLDMLSPETSLETVEVPVSLKIGERTVVDGVCDRDIILEQTQAALSELRKSDPDKIVTLGGECSVSVVPFTYLAEKYPDDIAVVWIDAHPDINFPYDEYKGYHAMALAACLGIGDKKIMSLLPAKVDAAKVLIVGLRAWEKEGGTKERQKELGIKSLSPSEVAVDSSAIMKWLKDTGVSKAVVHFDLDALDPAEIIAGVGVEPGGLKIEETVRIINDIASKYDLVGLTIAEPMPRIAIKLKNMLDRLPLLKE
- a CDS encoding PhoH family protein — encoded protein: MIERIIILDNIDPVVFYGINNSNMQLIKNLFPKLRLAARGHVIKVIGDENETAVFEQKIKELEKYCAEYNILNEEVIIDIIKGDTPTEIKQENLIIHGVNGKSIVSRNENQQKLVNAFRDNDLVFALGPAGSGKTYVAIALAVKALKNKEVKKIILSRPAVEAGEKLGFLPGDMKEKIDPYLQPLYDALQDMIPSAKLKEYMEGNVIQIAPLAFMRGRTLNDAVIILDEAQNTTPHQIKMFMTRLGTNAKMIITGDMTQIDLPTSQVSGLVQAIHILKGVQGIGKIEFSKKDIVRHKLVQHIVEAYERFDEKQKEIRRNKTDKDSRTKTEQDSSDK